In one window of Rhodoglobus vestalii DNA:
- a CDS encoding adenylosuccinate synthase: MPAIVIIGAQWGDEGKGKATDLLGSRIDYVVKFNGGNNAGHTVVVGSEKYALHLLPSGILTDGVTPIISNGVVVDIEVLFEELDALIARGVDVSKLLVSANAHVITNYHRTLDKVTERFLGKRQIGTTGRGIGPAYADKINRVGIRIQDLFDEKILRQKVEGALDQKNHLLVKVYNRRAIEVEEIVTELLSYAERLRPMVSDTGLLLNQALDRGEVVLFEGGQATMLDVDHGTYPFVTSSSSTSGGAATGSGVAPNRLERVIGIVKAYTTRVGSGPFPTELFDDSGEFLRENGFEFGTTTGRPRRCGWYDAPIARYSARINGVTDFVLTKLDVLTGLKTIPVCVAYDVDGERHDEMPVSQSDFHHAVPIYEEFPGWQEDITGARTFDGLPKNAQDYALAIERMSGARISAIGVGPGRDEIIVRHDLID; this comes from the coding sequence ATGCCAGCAATCGTGATCATCGGCGCCCAATGGGGCGACGAGGGCAAGGGAAAAGCCACCGACCTCCTCGGTAGCCGCATCGACTATGTGGTGAAGTTCAATGGCGGCAACAATGCCGGCCACACCGTCGTCGTGGGCAGTGAAAAGTATGCGCTGCACCTGTTGCCGTCTGGCATCCTCACCGACGGTGTCACCCCGATTATCTCGAACGGTGTCGTGGTTGACATTGAGGTTCTTTTCGAAGAGCTCGACGCGCTCATCGCCCGCGGCGTTGACGTCTCGAAGCTGCTGGTCAGCGCCAACGCGCACGTCATTACCAACTACCACCGCACCCTCGACAAGGTGACGGAACGCTTCCTCGGTAAGCGTCAGATCGGCACCACCGGTCGCGGAATTGGGCCAGCGTATGCCGACAAAATCAACCGGGTCGGCATCCGGATCCAAGACCTTTTTGATGAAAAAATTCTGCGTCAAAAAGTTGAGGGTGCTCTCGATCAGAAAAACCATTTGCTCGTCAAGGTCTATAACCGCCGCGCGATTGAGGTCGAAGAGATTGTCACCGAGCTGCTGAGCTACGCTGAGCGCCTGCGCCCCATGGTCTCCGACACCGGGCTGCTACTCAATCAGGCGCTCGATCGCGGCGAAGTTGTGCTCTTTGAGGGCGGCCAGGCCACGATGTTGGATGTCGACCACGGAACGTACCCGTTCGTCACGTCATCCAGTTCCACGTCTGGTGGCGCGGCTACCGGTTCGGGAGTGGCCCCCAACCGTCTCGAGCGTGTCATCGGTATCGTCAAGGCTTACACGACTCGTGTCGGGTCAGGCCCTTTCCCGACGGAGCTGTTCGACGATTCGGGCGAGTTTTTGCGCGAAAACGGATTTGAATTCGGAACAACCACGGGGCGCCCGCGTCGCTGTGGTTGGTATGACGCCCCCATCGCTCGCTACTCGGCGCGCATCAACGGAGTCACCGACTTCGTGCTCACCAAGCTCGATGTGCTCACTGGCTTGAAGACAATTCCCGTGTGTGTTGCCTACGACGTGGATGGCGAGCGGCACGATGAGATGCCGGTCTCGCAGTCAGACTTTCACCATGCGGTGCCAATCTATGAAGAGTTTCCCGGCTGGCAAGAAGACATTACCGGTGCCCGCACCTTTGATGGTCTGCCGAAAAACGCGCAAGACTATGCGCTCGCCATCGAACGGATGAGTGGTGCCCGCATATCCGCGATCGGTGTCGGTCCGGGCCGCGACGAGATTATCGTGCGTCACGACCTCATCGACTAG
- a CDS encoding GNAT family N-acetyltransferase, translating to MTVTRPEPGTFTGTHVVLEPLMEAHLAELWPAIGVPEVFAGGYGGGSGGLPSDAESFVEWMRGSYLGHADRFPFAVRLVGGVEAGRLVGVSTLGDLDDTNAGLQLGWTAYDPRVWGTAVNPETKLLLLGFAFDSGYVRVKIQADAINARSRAAILKLGATFEGIQRKHRIRADGSWRDTAVYSILDTEWPAIRAGLLERLGQEPRS from the coding sequence GTGACTGTAACGCGCCCTGAACCGGGAACCTTCACCGGAACCCACGTTGTGCTTGAACCGCTGATGGAGGCTCACCTCGCCGAGCTCTGGCCTGCGATCGGCGTGCCCGAAGTCTTTGCTGGTGGCTACGGGGGAGGCTCAGGCGGACTGCCGTCCGACGCTGAATCGTTCGTCGAGTGGATGCGCGGCTCCTACCTTGGCCACGCCGACCGTTTCCCCTTTGCTGTACGTCTCGTGGGTGGTGTGGAAGCTGGCCGCCTCGTCGGGGTCAGCACGCTCGGAGATCTTGACGACACCAATGCGGGTCTCCAGCTCGGCTGGACGGCCTACGATCCGCGAGTGTGGGGCACTGCTGTCAACCCCGAGACCAAGCTGCTCCTTCTTGGCTTCGCTTTCGACAGCGGCTATGTTCGCGTGAAGATTCAGGCGGATGCGATCAACGCGCGTTCGCGAGCGGCGATCCTGAAGCTGGGTGCTACGTTCGAGGGCATCCAGCGCAAGCACCGCATCCGTGCTGACGGATCGTGGCGAGACACCGCGGTCTATTCGATTCTCGACACCGAGTGGCCCGCCATACGGGCTGGCCTGCTTGAGCGCCTCGGGCAGGAGCCGCGCTCGTGA
- a CDS encoding DMT family transporter, with product MSIPIAPPERTEKHDQASTLGTSLRFAAAGLVWGSSFLFMKVALDGVSFGQVAWSRAVLGALTLVVIFALSRRRLPRQPIVWAHFAVLSLFFAVFPYLLFAWAEQFVSSGLASIYNATTPIMTAVFATLVFRVEKLTRAQILGITLGIFGVLVIISPWQAGDIRGSLLGQLACLGAASCYGIAMSYQRRFVTPYRVAGVTSATLTIGIAAAIFLILTPLVAIGPVTLTLPVVASLLALGILGTGVAYVWNYRVLAEWGPTRTSTVTYITPVIGVILGFIVLKETLSWHEPVGAVLVILGVLLTQGRLRLPARKVDPI from the coding sequence GTGAGCATACCCATCGCGCCACCGGAGCGCACAGAGAAGCACGACCAGGCCTCCACCCTGGGTACCTCGCTGCGGTTTGCTGCTGCCGGATTGGTGTGGGGCTCAAGTTTTCTCTTCATGAAAGTGGCGCTGGATGGTGTGAGCTTCGGGCAGGTTGCCTGGAGCCGGGCCGTACTCGGTGCCCTTACGCTGGTAGTGATCTTTGCGCTCAGCCGTCGCCGGCTGCCGCGCCAGCCCATCGTGTGGGCCCACTTCGCTGTGCTCTCGCTCTTTTTCGCAGTGTTCCCGTATCTGCTTTTCGCGTGGGCTGAGCAGTTCGTGAGTTCCGGTCTCGCGAGTATTTACAACGCGACGACGCCGATCATGACGGCAGTGTTCGCGACCCTTGTTTTTCGGGTCGAGAAACTAACGCGCGCGCAGATTCTGGGCATTACGCTCGGAATTTTTGGTGTTCTCGTGATCATCTCTCCGTGGCAGGCCGGCGACATCAGGGGAAGCCTGCTGGGCCAACTGGCCTGTTTGGGAGCCGCCAGTTGCTACGGAATTGCGATGAGTTACCAGCGCCGTTTTGTAACCCCGTACCGCGTTGCGGGTGTCACCTCAGCCACGTTGACCATCGGCATCGCCGCCGCCATCTTTTTGATTCTCACGCCGCTCGTCGCCATTGGTCCAGTGACCCTCACCCTGCCCGTTGTTGCAAGCCTGCTCGCGCTTGGCATCCTGGGAACCGGAGTTGCCTACGTGTGGAACTACCGAGTGCTCGCCGAGTGGGGGCCCACCCGCACCTCAACAGTCACCTACATCACGCCGGTGATCGGGGTGATTCTGGGCTTCATTGTGCTTAAAGAAACTCTGTCGTGGCATGAGCCCGTTGGGGCCGTTCTGGTCATTCTTGGGGTGTTGTTGACGCAGGGCCGGCTGCGGTTGCCCGCGCGAAAAGTGGATCCGATTTAG
- a CDS encoding amidase domain-containing protein translates to MTSPILLRRWGVSAAVLGLAATVTAFVVIAAPVPQNASTSQQEEAEVVTPPEPEVLSVSAQSGSLTGGESIVIAGTALTSVTEVTFGGVPATEIALTDGESLTVTVPASTDYQPATVTVEVIAAATPVPSSAALEYTYAASSPVDSQMQYLMAHWNNYNAEEFGDLNPVGGDCANFASQSLIKRGWTMTDSWFNFDAGGNWSSAWGYVPSFETWLTANPQLGASKLSFDERSKVKVGDLAVFDWNNNDYLDHIQVVSAVTTVDGVTTIKMVGHNLDTNYRDLDETITVDHPGATGHFWSIP, encoded by the coding sequence ATGACTTCTCCAATTCTTCTTCGCCGCTGGGGCGTCTCTGCTGCCGTGCTCGGGCTTGCCGCAACGGTGACCGCATTTGTTGTCATCGCGGCGCCTGTTCCACAAAATGCATCGACGAGCCAGCAGGAGGAAGCCGAAGTCGTTACCCCTCCCGAGCCTGAGGTGCTTTCGGTGAGTGCCCAGTCGGGGTCCCTCACGGGAGGCGAGTCGATCGTTATTGCGGGCACGGCGCTGACCTCCGTTACCGAGGTAACTTTCGGGGGCGTGCCGGCGACCGAAATCGCATTGACTGACGGTGAAAGTCTGACGGTGACGGTGCCGGCCAGCACCGACTACCAACCGGCGACCGTCACCGTTGAAGTAATCGCGGCTGCGACGCCGGTGCCTTCCTCTGCGGCTCTCGAATACACCTATGCGGCCTCCAGCCCGGTGGATTCCCAGATGCAGTACTTGATGGCGCACTGGAACAACTACAACGCCGAGGAGTTCGGTGACCTTAACCCGGTCGGCGGAGACTGCGCAAATTTCGCTAGCCAGTCTCTGATCAAGCGTGGCTGGACGATGACCGACAGCTGGTTCAACTTCGACGCGGGAGGCAACTGGAGCAGTGCGTGGGGTTACGTGCCAAGTTTTGAAACCTGGCTGACCGCGAATCCCCAACTCGGCGCAAGCAAGCTGAGTTTCGATGAGCGATCGAAAGTCAAGGTTGGCGACCTCGCGGTGTTCGACTGGAACAACAACGATTATCTTGACCACATCCAGGTGGTCTCTGCGGTGACAACAGTGGATGGGGTCACCACAATCAAGATGGTTGGCCACAACTTAGACACGAATTATCGCGATCTTGACGAGACCATCACGGTCGATCATCCGGGTGCCACCGGGCACTTTTGGAGTATTCCCTAG
- a CDS encoding chorismate mutase: protein MAAGDQAPEPTPTEIDPEVREQLLGARRSIDNIDAALIHLLAERFKYTQQVGRLKATKGLPASDPTRERTQIARLRLLAEESHLDPAFAEKWFNFVVAEVIHHHEQFASGGEPEAGTAGH, encoded by the coding sequence ATGGCAGCAGGAGATCAGGCCCCCGAGCCCACCCCCACCGAGATTGATCCCGAGGTGCGGGAGCAACTGTTGGGCGCACGACGCAGCATCGACAACATCGACGCCGCCCTCATCCACTTGCTCGCTGAGCGCTTCAAATACACCCAGCAGGTCGGGCGACTCAAAGCCACCAAAGGGTTGCCAGCATCCGACCCCACTCGTGAACGCACCCAAATTGCTCGTTTGCGTTTGCTGGCCGAAGAGTCCCACCTCGACCCCGCCTTTGCCGAGAAGTGGTTTAACTTTGTGGTTGCTGAGGTGATCCACCACCACGAGCAGTTTGCGTCTGGTGGCGAGCCGGAGGCGGGTACCGCGGGGCACTAG
- the purL gene encoding phosphoribosylformylglycinamidine synthase subunit PurL: MTDVSTNSRQHVADTVSNAAATPEKEQPYGALGLKDDEYAKIREILGRRPTSGELAMYSVMWSEHCSYKSSKNYLRQFGKKVSPAMKKNLMVGMGENAGVVDVGDGWAVTFKIESHNHPSFIEPFQGAATGVGGIVRDIISMGARPVAVMDALRFGAIDHPDTARVVKGVVSGISFYGNCLGLPNIGGETYFDSVYQANPLVNALAVGVLRHEDLHLANARGVGNKVVLFGARTGGDGIGGASILASDSFSEGGPTKRPAVQVGDPFAEKVLIECCLELFKNELVEGIQDLGAAGISCATSELASNGDGGMFIELEKVLLRDPSLTAEEILMSESQERMMAIVKPEKLDGFLKVVEKWDVETSVLGDVTDTGRLIINWHGEEIVNVEPRTVAIDGPVYDRPVEYPKWIDKLQADSASGLARPQEGFELREQMLKLLASPNLADKSWITNQYDRYVLGNTALSFPDDAGMVRIDEESGLGFSVATDANGRFCQLDPYAGAQIALAEAFRNVAATGARPVAVSDCLNFGSPENPEVMWQFSRAVEGLADGCLEMEIPVTGGNVSFYNQTGDVPIHPTPVVAVLGLIRDVAERIPSGWQDEGNNIYLLGTTSLELDGSAWAGTIHDHLGGLPPKVDLAGEVRLAGLITAGNEQNIIASAHDLADGGLAQTLAESVMRFGVGARVWLGELLERDGIDTATALFSESTGRMIVSIPREDDVKFRGLCEGRNYPAIRIGVTDAAAPALEVQDLFTLTLDELETAHRGTLVEAFGA; this comes from the coding sequence GTGACTGACGTCTCAACCAATTCCCGCCAGCATGTGGCTGACACCGTTTCGAATGCGGCAGCCACCCCCGAGAAAGAGCAGCCGTATGGTGCCCTCGGGCTGAAAGATGACGAGTACGCGAAGATCCGCGAGATTCTGGGCCGCCGCCCCACCAGTGGCGAGTTGGCCATGTATTCGGTGATGTGGAGCGAGCACTGCTCCTACAAATCCTCCAAGAACTACCTTCGCCAGTTCGGCAAGAAGGTCAGCCCCGCCATGAAGAAAAATCTCATGGTCGGCATGGGCGAAAATGCGGGAGTGGTGGATGTCGGCGACGGCTGGGCTGTGACCTTCAAGATCGAAAGCCACAACCACCCGAGCTTCATCGAACCCTTTCAGGGTGCTGCCACGGGTGTTGGGGGAATCGTCCGCGACATCATCTCGATGGGAGCCCGCCCTGTCGCGGTCATGGATGCGCTCCGCTTCGGCGCCATCGATCACCCCGATACTGCCCGCGTAGTGAAGGGTGTCGTTTCGGGCATCAGCTTCTACGGCAACTGCCTCGGCCTCCCCAACATCGGCGGCGAAACCTACTTCGACTCCGTCTACCAGGCCAACCCACTCGTCAACGCACTGGCTGTTGGAGTGCTGCGCCACGAAGACCTGCACCTGGCAAACGCTCGCGGCGTGGGCAACAAAGTTGTGCTGTTTGGCGCCCGCACCGGTGGCGATGGCATTGGCGGAGCATCCATCCTCGCCTCAGATTCGTTCAGCGAAGGCGGCCCCACCAAGCGCCCCGCCGTTCAGGTCGGCGACCCCTTCGCCGAAAAAGTGCTCATCGAGTGCTGCCTCGAACTGTTCAAGAACGAACTCGTTGAAGGCATCCAAGACCTAGGTGCTGCCGGCATTAGCTGCGCCACCAGCGAGCTCGCCTCCAACGGTGACGGCGGCATGTTCATCGAACTTGAGAAAGTTCTGCTGCGCGACCCCAGCCTCACAGCCGAAGAAATTCTGATGTCTGAAAGCCAAGAGCGCATGATGGCGATCGTGAAGCCCGAAAAGCTTGATGGTTTTCTCAAAGTTGTCGAGAAGTGGGATGTCGAAACCAGTGTGCTCGGTGACGTCACCGACACCGGCCGCCTCATCATCAACTGGCACGGCGAAGAAATCGTCAACGTCGAGCCACGCACCGTCGCGATCGACGGCCCCGTGTATGACCGCCCCGTCGAATACCCCAAGTGGATTGACAAGCTTCAGGCCGACAGCGCCTCCGGGCTCGCCCGCCCGCAGGAAGGTTTCGAACTTCGTGAGCAAATGCTGAAACTTCTCGCGAGCCCCAACCTGGCCGACAAGAGTTGGATCACTAACCAGTACGACCGCTACGTGCTCGGCAACACCGCCCTCAGCTTTCCGGATGACGCCGGCATGGTGCGCATCGATGAAGAAAGCGGTCTCGGCTTCTCGGTCGCAACCGACGCCAATGGGCGCTTCTGCCAACTCGACCCCTACGCCGGAGCGCAAATCGCCCTCGCCGAAGCCTTCCGCAATGTTGCCGCTACGGGGGCACGCCCGGTGGCCGTCAGCGACTGCCTCAACTTTGGCAGCCCCGAAAACCCTGAAGTGATGTGGCAGTTCAGTCGCGCCGTTGAGGGCCTCGCCGATGGGTGCCTTGAGATGGAAATCCCCGTCACCGGTGGAAACGTTTCGTTTTACAACCAGACCGGCGATGTGCCCATCCACCCCACCCCGGTGGTGGCGGTGCTCGGGCTAATCCGCGACGTTGCTGAGCGCATCCCGAGCGGCTGGCAAGACGAAGGCAACAACATTTACCTGCTCGGCACCACCTCGCTTGAGCTTGACGGTTCAGCGTGGGCGGGCACCATCCACGACCACCTCGGTGGCCTGCCGCCCAAGGTCGACCTTGCTGGCGAAGTGCGTCTCGCCGGGCTCATCACCGCCGGCAACGAACAAAACATTATCGCCAGCGCTCACGACCTCGCCGATGGCGGTCTTGCCCAGACACTCGCAGAGTCAGTGATGCGTTTTGGCGTTGGCGCTCGTGTCTGGCTCGGCGAACTACTCGAACGTGACGGCATTGACACCGCAACAGCCCTCTTCAGCGAATCAACCGGCCGCATGATCGTGTCGATCCCGCGCGAAGATGACGTGAAGTTCCGTGGGCTCTGCGAGGGGCGCAACTACCCGGCCATCCGCATTGGGGTCACGGATGCCGCGGCTCCCGCCCTCGAAGTCCAGGACCTGTTCACGCTCACCCTTGACGAGCTCGAGACTGCTCACCGCGGAACGCTCGTGGAGGCATTCGGCGCCTAA
- a CDS encoding aldo/keto reductase family protein, with amino-acid sequence MKFRYLGNSGLKISEITYGNWLTHGSQVENDIATQCVEAAIDNGITTFDTADVYANTAAESVLGEALKGERRQSVEIFTKVFGPTGPKGHNDVGLSRKHIMESIDGSLGRLQTDYVDLYQAHRFDYETPLEETFQAFADVVRAGKALYIGVSEWTADQLTAGAALAKELNIQLISNQPQYSALYRVIEAEVVPASKKLGISQIVWSPIAQGVLTGKYKPGAPIPEGSRANDDKGGAQMISRWMQDDILTRVQGLAPIASELKLTSAQLAVAWVLQNENVASAIIGASRPEQVKENVVASDVQIPAELMKQIDDVLGNAVVSDPALTLESSPKTREA; translated from the coding sequence ATGAAATTTCGCTACCTCGGAAACTCCGGCCTCAAAATCTCCGAAATCACCTACGGCAACTGGCTGACTCACGGCTCGCAAGTAGAGAATGATATTGCGACCCAGTGCGTTGAGGCTGCGATCGACAACGGCATCACCACCTTTGACACAGCTGATGTCTACGCGAATACTGCCGCCGAGTCCGTCCTCGGTGAGGCCCTCAAGGGTGAGCGTCGCCAGTCGGTCGAAATCTTCACCAAAGTCTTTGGGCCGACCGGGCCGAAGGGTCACAACGACGTGGGGTTGTCGCGCAAGCACATTATGGAGTCCATCGATGGGTCACTCGGCCGGCTCCAAACCGACTACGTCGATCTGTACCAGGCGCACCGGTTCGACTATGAGACCCCGCTCGAGGAAACATTTCAGGCCTTCGCGGACGTTGTGCGTGCTGGCAAAGCGCTGTACATCGGCGTCAGCGAGTGGACGGCCGACCAACTCACGGCAGGCGCCGCTTTGGCGAAAGAGCTGAACATCCAGCTCATCTCCAACCAGCCACAGTACTCGGCGCTCTACCGGGTCATCGAGGCTGAGGTCGTGCCAGCCTCCAAGAAGCTCGGTATTTCCCAGATTGTCTGGTCGCCTATCGCGCAGGGCGTACTGACGGGCAAGTACAAGCCAGGCGCGCCGATACCTGAAGGCTCGCGCGCCAACGATGATAAGGGCGGTGCCCAGATGATCTCCCGCTGGATGCAAGACGACATCCTGACCCGCGTGCAAGGCTTGGCACCGATTGCGTCCGAATTGAAGCTCACATCTGCGCAGCTTGCGGTTGCCTGGGTGCTACAGAACGAGAATGTCGCATCGGCTATCATCGGCGCTTCGCGACCCGAGCAGGTGAAAGAGAACGTCGTAGCTTCTGATGTGCAGATTCCGGCCGAGCTGATGAAGCAAATCGACGACGTGCTCGGTAACGCGGTGGTGAGCGACCCAGCGCTCACTCTCGAGTCCTCGCCGAAGACCCGGGAGGCCTAG
- a CDS encoding type II toxin-antitoxin system RelE family toxin translates to MSYTIRFTPKAAKQVGKLDPAAAKRIRGFLEQKLAQLDNPRLLGKKLVNDEFWRYRVGDYRILTNIDDDQILILIVEVAHRREVYRKL, encoded by the coding sequence GTGAGCTACACGATCAGGTTCACTCCGAAAGCAGCGAAACAGGTTGGAAAACTTGATCCTGCGGCAGCGAAGCGTATCCGTGGTTTTCTTGAGCAGAAGCTCGCGCAGCTTGATAACCCGCGCCTTCTCGGTAAGAAGCTTGTGAATGATGAATTCTGGCGCTACCGAGTCGGTGATTATCGGATCCTCACCAACATTGATGACGACCAGATATTGATCCTTATTGTTGAGGTTGCGCACCGTCGCGAGGTTTACAGAAAACTCTAA
- the relB gene encoding type II toxin-antitoxin system RelB family antitoxin produces the protein MPQINLRVDDETEHRLQYLSSRTGRSKTFYATEALTQYLDENEDYLLAKDALEEFTQSNDDAIDLEDVIWPA, from the coding sequence ATGCCACAAATCAATCTTCGCGTTGATGACGAGACGGAGCACCGCCTGCAGTACCTGTCTTCACGCACGGGAAGATCGAAGACGTTCTATGCGACCGAGGCATTGACGCAGTATCTGGACGAGAATGAGGACTACCTTCTGGCGAAAGATGCGTTGGAGGAATTCACTCAATCAAATGACGATGCTATCGATCTTGAAGACGTGATCTGGCCTGCGTGA
- a CDS encoding 6,7-dimethyl-8-ribityllumazine synthase — protein sequence MSSVVIVAAQWHSEIVERAVEAFTDRLRDVGIGDVDVVRVPGAFEIPLHIQRLARSGSYDAIAACALVADGGIYRHDFVASTVVDALMRVQLETEVPVFSAVLTPHHFHGHQEHVDYFERHFAVKGRELADAVAQTLASLAAIH from the coding sequence ATGTCTAGTGTCGTAATCGTTGCCGCGCAATGGCACTCGGAAATCGTCGAACGGGCCGTCGAAGCATTCACAGATCGCCTCCGGGACGTCGGGATCGGCGATGTGGACGTCGTCCGGGTTCCGGGTGCATTCGAAATCCCTCTGCACATCCAGCGACTTGCGCGCTCTGGCAGCTACGACGCTATCGCTGCCTGTGCGCTCGTGGCGGACGGGGGAATCTACCGACATGACTTCGTGGCGTCGACAGTGGTCGACGCGCTAATGCGCGTGCAGTTGGAGACCGAGGTGCCGGTGTTCTCGGCCGTGTTGACTCCGCATCACTTCCACGGTCATCAGGAGCACGTAGACTACTTCGAGCGCCACTTCGCGGTCAAAGGCCGAGAATTAGCTGACGCCGTCGCGCAAACGCTCGCAAGCCTCGCTGCCATCCACTGA
- a CDS encoding GntR family transcriptional regulator: MLFRVDHASTVSLAGQIAVQIRVAVLKGELVPSERLPAARELATSLGINMHTVLRAYGVLRDERIIEMRQGRGAWVHPEVEPGFVRLGAIAEQFRAEARRLGLSQPEIRRIIEGTPS; this comes from the coding sequence ATGTTGTTCCGGGTGGATCATGCATCCACGGTGTCCCTTGCGGGGCAGATCGCTGTTCAGATCCGGGTGGCCGTCCTCAAGGGCGAGCTGGTTCCGAGCGAGCGACTTCCGGCTGCTCGCGAGTTGGCGACTTCTTTGGGCATCAATATGCACACGGTGCTCCGTGCGTATGGCGTTTTGCGTGATGAGCGCATCATCGAGATGCGGCAGGGCCGGGGAGCGTGGGTGCATCCCGAAGTTGAACCAGGTTTTGTGCGATTGGGAGCGATCGCCGAACAGTTCCGGGCAGAGGCGCGAAGACTGGGACTGTCCCAGCCAGAGATTCGTCGAATAATCGAAGGAACGCCATCATGA
- the dprA gene encoding DNA-processing protein DprA yields the protein MTTITSSTLDSIHQQHHGLTLDTLARVALSSMSEPGDGDIGRLVATLITPEHPHWPTRMNDLGINAPFALWVRGNSEILIDDKTTAIVGARAATGYGEHITMEITAGLVERGHTIASGAAYGIDGMAHRAALASGGRTIAYLAGGVDRFYPSGHDALLGRIVEHGVVVSELPCGAMPTRWRFLQRNRLIAANSATVVVTEAGWRSGSLNTASHAAALGRPVGAVPGPVTSAASAGCHRLIRESRATLITNTEEAATL from the coding sequence ATGACTACCATTACTAGCAGCACCCTTGATAGCATTCACCAGCAGCACCACGGCCTCACGCTGGACACCCTCGCCCGCGTCGCGCTGTCCTCGATGAGCGAACCGGGAGATGGCGACATTGGGCGGCTCGTGGCAACCCTGATCACCCCCGAGCATCCACACTGGCCCACCCGCATGAACGATCTGGGCATAAACGCCCCGTTCGCACTGTGGGTGCGTGGCAACAGCGAGATCCTGATCGACGATAAGACCACGGCCATCGTCGGAGCCCGAGCCGCCACCGGCTACGGGGAACACATCACCATGGAAATTACTGCCGGGCTTGTCGAGCGCGGCCACACTATCGCTTCAGGTGCCGCGTATGGCATTGATGGGATGGCTCACCGGGCGGCGCTTGCCTCCGGTGGTCGTACTATCGCCTACCTTGCCGGAGGGGTCGACAGGTTCTACCCGTCAGGTCACGACGCACTCCTTGGTCGAATTGTTGAGCATGGCGTGGTGGTATCCGAGCTACCGTGCGGGGCCATGCCGACCCGGTGGCGTTTCCTGCAACGCAACCGACTGATAGCCGCCAACAGCGCCACCGTGGTCGTCACCGAGGCAGGGTGGCGTTCCGGATCGTTGAACACCGCGAGCCACGCCGCCGCCCTCGGCCGTCCAGTTGGCGCGGTGCCGGGACCGGTCACCAGCGCGGCATCCGCCGGATGCCACCGCCTCATCCGGGAGAGCCGCGCCACCCTCATCACCAACACCGAGGAAGCTGCCACACTCTAA
- a CDS encoding IS5 family transposase (programmed frameshift), which yields MSRAAVLSDSEWARLEPLMPSSKNCPGRPFQDHRRILEGIIYRYRAGIPWRDLPESFGPWQTVWKRHRRFSGDGTWDAIMTRLLSQADAAGLIDWEVSVDSTVNRAHQHGTNLPRTTGGTSNYTNLLTEPADHAIGRSRGGLTTKIHALCDANLRPLVILLGPGQGGDSPMFPEVLGSLRVPRLGGGRPRTTPDRAMGDKAYSSKANRKMLRDRGIHAVIPERSDQVANRKRRGQAGGRPPTFDKVSYKRRNVIERCFEVFKQWRGIATRYDKLALTYRGGVVLRAIIIWAKALGDTP from the exons ATGTCTCGTGCTGCCGTGTTGTCTGACAGTGAGTGGGCTCGCCTTGAGCCGTTGATGCCGTCCTCGAAGAATTGCCCGGGTCGTCCGTTCCAAGACCACCGCCGCATTCTGGAAGGCATCATTTATCGGTATCGGGCGGGGATTCCCTGGCGGGATTTGCCGGAATCTTTTGGTCCGTGGCAGACCGTCTGGAAACGTCACCGGCGTTTCAGTGGCGACGGTACGTGGGACGCCATTATGACCCGGCTGCTTTCGCAGGCTGACGCTGCTGGGTTGATTGATTGGGAGGTGTCCGTGGACTCCACGGTCAACCGCGCCCACCAGCACGGCACCAATCTTCCGCGCACCACAGGGGGAACTTCA AACTACACGAATCTGCTCACTGAGCCTGCTGACCACGCAATTGGCCGGTCACGCGGCGGATTGACGACGAAGATTCACGCGTTGTGTGACGCGAATCTTCGACCGTTGGTGATTCTGCTGGGACCGGGGCAGGGCGGTGACTCACCGATGTTCCCCGAAGTCTTGGGGAGCCTGCGAGTGCCTCGGCTCGGCGGGGGTCGGCCTCGCACGACGCCGGATCGAGCGATGGGTGACAAAGCGTATTCGTCCAAAGCTAATCGGAAAATGCTCCGGGATCGTGGCATTCATGCCGTGATCCCGGAACGATCGGACCAGGTCGCCAATCGGAAACGACGTGGCCAAGCCGGAGGTCGCCCTCCCACTTTTGACAAGGTGTCCTACAAACGCCGCAACGTCATTGAGCGGTGTTTCGAGGTCTTCAAGCAGTGGCGTGGCATCGCCACCCGCTACGACAAACTCGCCCTCACCTACCGCGGCGGGGTTGTCCTCCGGGCCATAATCATCTGGGCTAAGGCATTAGGAGACACGCCCTAG